A stretch of Deltaproteobacteria bacterium DNA encodes these proteins:
- a CDS encoding NAD-dependent epimerase/dehydratase family protein, with protein sequence MKIFLTGGTGFLGSHVAEKLIAEQHEVRALVRASSKTDHLEALGVELVHASLETGEGLAEALEGCEGVVHCAGIVKARSREEFFRVNEGGTRTLVEEVLAAAPALKRFVHISSLEAQGPSPTAEEDTSRAEPHPVTHYGESKLAAEKVVLEYADRLPVTILRPTAIYGPRDIEMFAFFQSVSRGLMPLMGGGHLRATVVYGPDAAEAIVKTLLTDHPSGTTHYLTDGADYTWGEMGEVILESLGKSWALRLALPVWLFRFVALFSEAWGKLTGKAVMLTRNKVNALEGHWLCSPASMEELVGWKPRYPWKEGVPLTVEWYRKERWL encoded by the coding sequence ATGAAGATCTTTCTCACCGGAGGCACCGGCTTCCTCGGCTCCCACGTCGCCGAGAAGCTGATCGCCGAGCAGCACGAGGTCCGGGCCCTGGTCCGGGCCTCCAGCAAGACCGACCACCTGGAGGCCCTGGGGGTCGAGCTCGTCCACGCCTCCCTCGAGACGGGAGAGGGGCTGGCCGAGGCCCTGGAGGGCTGCGAGGGGGTCGTCCACTGCGCCGGCATCGTGAAGGCGCGCTCCCGCGAGGAGTTCTTCCGGGTCAACGAGGGGGGCACCCGCACCCTCGTCGAGGAGGTCCTGGCGGCCGCCCCGGCGCTGAAGCGCTTCGTCCACATCTCCTCCCTCGAGGCCCAGGGTCCCAGCCCGACCGCCGAGGAGGACACCTCCCGGGCCGAGCCCCACCCCGTGACCCACTACGGGGAGAGCAAGCTGGCCGCCGAGAAGGTGGTGCTGGAGTACGCCGATCGCCTGCCGGTGACGATCCTGCGCCCCACCGCCATCTACGGCCCGCGGGACATCGAGATGTTCGCCTTCTTCCAGTCGGTCTCCCGGGGGCTGATGCCCCTGATGGGGGGGGGCCACCTCCGGGCGACGGTGGTCTACGGGCCCGACGCGGCGGAGGCGATCGTGAAGACCCTCCTCACCGACCACCCGAGCGGGACCACCCACTACCTCACCGACGGCGCCGACTACACCTGGGGCGAGATGGGCGAGGTCATCCTCGAGTCCCTGGGCAAGAGCTGGGCCCTGCGCCTCGCGCTGCCGGTCTGGCTCTTCCGCTTCGTGGCCCTCTTCTCCGAGGCCTGGGGGAAGCTCACCGGCAAGGCGGTGATGTTGACCCGGAACAAGGTCAATGCGCTGGAGGGTCACTGGCTCTGCAGCCCCGCCTCGATGGAGGAGCTGGTGGGATGGAAGCCGAGGTATCCCTGGAAGGAGGGGGTGCCTTTGACGGTGGAGTGGTATCGGAAGGAGCGGTGGCTCTGA
- a CDS encoding response regulator, translating to MKRVVLIDDSELVLDVVGGALEDAGIEVTALEEPVADQVAGDRPPDMILLDINMPQMYGDDVVGYFREACGIEAPIYLFSDIPEEELIKRAEAVGASGFIWKGRGIEHVVEEALKILESLGSG from the coding sequence ATGAAACGCGTCGTGCTCATCGACGACAGCGAGCTCGTGCTGGACGTCGTGGGGGGAGCCCTGGAGGACGCCGGGATCGAGGTGACGGCTCTGGAAGAGCCGGTCGCCGATCAGGTCGCCGGTGATCGCCCGCCAGACATGATCCTCCTCGACATCAACATGCCTCAGATGTACGGCGACGACGTCGTCGGCTACTTCCGCGAGGCCTGTGGCATCGAGGCGCCGATCTACCTCTTCTCGGACATCCCGGAGGAGGAGCTCATCAAGCGGGCCGAGGCCGTGGGTGCCTCTGGCTTCATCTGGAAGGGTCGGGGGATCGAGCACGTGGTCGAAGAGGCCCTGAAGATCCTCGAGTCCCTGGGGTCCGGATGA
- a CDS encoding response regulator, with the protein MSSDREASFEARFAQSCIARRERILALLQQGGMQKAPEMVAETIRIEAHSLAGEAALLRLETVHDAAALLENLFERDEVRAGGEALMQAVGWFEQLTELAGRGPQGGEIARRALQTLAKEIGEAASADNWWLAPPGGEDEAPEPGGEARPRVLILDDSEISREAMAGILEERNYPVETAGDLLEFEELLASFRPEVVLSDLNMPDIQGDEICRTLKQRFETEGVPIILISSLPDEELAVRAQAAGADGFVSKHHGPDSLLDLLDELLSQIIF; encoded by the coding sequence ATGAGCTCGGATCGCGAGGCTTCCTTCGAAGCACGATTCGCCCAGAGCTGCATCGCCCGCCGGGAACGCATCCTGGCCCTGTTGCAGCAGGGCGGTATGCAGAAGGCCCCGGAGATGGTCGCCGAGACCATCCGGATCGAGGCGCACAGCCTCGCGGGGGAGGCCGCCCTGCTCCGGCTGGAGACCGTCCACGACGCCGCCGCCCTGCTCGAGAACCTCTTCGAGCGGGACGAGGTCCGGGCGGGGGGCGAGGCCCTGATGCAGGCCGTGGGCTGGTTCGAGCAGCTCACCGAGCTCGCGGGTCGGGGACCCCAGGGGGGCGAGATCGCCCGCCGGGCCCTCCAGACCCTGGCCAAGGAGATCGGCGAGGCCGCCAGCGCCGACAACTGGTGGCTCGCCCCTCCGGGGGGCGAGGACGAGGCGCCCGAGCCCGGCGGTGAGGCCCGGCCCCGGGTCCTGATCCTCGACGACTCCGAGATCTCGAGGGAGGCCATGGCGGGCATCCTCGAGGAGAGGAACTACCCGGTGGAGACCGCGGGGGATCTGCTGGAGTTCGAGGAGCTGCTGGCCTCCTTCAGGCCGGAGGTGGTGCTCTCGGACCTGAACATGCCGGACATCCAGGGGGACGAGATCTGCCGGACGCTCAAGCAGCGCTTCGAGACCGAGGGGGTGCCCATCATCTTGATCTCCAGCCTCCCCGATGAGGAGCTGGCGGTGCGGGCCCAGGCCGCGGGGGCCGACGGCTTCGTCTCCAAGCACCACGGGCCCGACAGTCTCCTCGATCTCCTCGACGAGCTCCTCTCGCAGATCATCTTCTAA
- a CDS encoding chemotaxis protein CheW, which produces MVGDGPRSKDDRLFDAAEAQREARGSLEEAVAGAQREALLAFELGPHTVAVKAEHIHEVTDPIAPVPLPQAPAHVKGLVLVGERILPQVDLLHFLRLEEVERDKDAFGRMLVVEAGTDRVALLCGRVRGLTERHGRTILEPSVLNGTVLGPYLAGEIHDAHQVIGVIDLGALLAAAAVR; this is translated from the coding sequence ATGGTGGGCGACGGACCACGCAGCAAGGACGATCGGCTCTTCGATGCCGCCGAGGCGCAGCGAGAGGCCCGCGGCTCGCTCGAGGAGGCCGTCGCCGGTGCTCAGCGCGAGGCGCTGCTCGCCTTCGAGCTCGGCCCCCACACCGTGGCGGTGAAGGCCGAGCACATCCACGAGGTCACCGACCCCATCGCCCCCGTGCCCCTCCCCCAGGCGCCGGCCCACGTGAAGGGGCTGGTGCTGGTCGGCGAGCGCATCCTGCCGCAGGTCGACCTCCTCCACTTCCTGCGGCTCGAGGAGGTCGAGCGGGACAAGGACGCCTTCGGCCGGATGCTGGTGGTCGAGGCGGGCACCGACCGGGTGGCCCTGCTCTGCGGGCGGGTGCGCGGGCTGACCGAGCGCCACGGCCGCACCATCCTCGAGCCCTCGGTCCTCAACGGCACGGTGCTCGGGCCCTACCTGGCCGGAGAGATCCACGACGCCCACCAGGTCATCGGGGTCATCGACCTCGGCGCCCTCCTCGCGGCGGCGGCGGTGCGGTGA
- a CDS encoding methyl-accepting chemotaxis protein has translation MQMRIRTKLVALAGGVSLATVVVQSIVAGTQAGGSTAVLLIVSAVMIGLSLLAGFLMGQNLSSRVVELADTTQAMAEGDLSREKMDVGGQDEVGRLARSLEALVATQRSLVSQITETAVQLNSTAGEFMATAQQYDRGATEQASAVEETRRTLDALIHSGHTIADSAQDVLQNAERTQQNSVVMAEHISTLSEQVQRITEILEVIKAIANKSELLALNAALEGTKAGEAGRGFSLVAGEMQRLAENVMEAVRDIRELTGQIRESTQASVLATEESTKLSGGTTRSSRQIAMIIQQQQSGTEQVAAAMDDVSKIATQSAGSAREIVSSTTDILQLCERLQSLVGSFQFEAADPEVGSSSGHA, from the coding sequence ATGCAGATGAGGATCAGGACGAAGCTGGTCGCACTCGCCGGGGGGGTCTCGCTGGCCACCGTGGTCGTGCAGTCGATCGTCGCGGGCACGCAGGCGGGTGGGAGCACGGCCGTCCTGCTGATCGTGAGCGCGGTGATGATCGGGCTGTCGTTGCTCGCCGGATTCCTGATGGGGCAGAACCTCTCGAGCCGGGTGGTCGAGCTGGCGGACACCACTCAGGCCATGGCCGAGGGTGACCTCTCCCGGGAGAAGATGGACGTCGGCGGCCAGGACGAGGTCGGCCGGCTGGCCCGCTCCCTCGAGGCGCTGGTCGCGACGCAGCGGAGCCTGGTCAGCCAGATCACCGAAACCGCCGTGCAGCTCAACAGCACCGCGGGAGAGTTCATGGCGACCGCCCAGCAGTATGACCGCGGCGCCACCGAGCAGGCCAGCGCGGTCGAGGAGACCCGCCGGACCCTCGACGCCCTGATCCACTCCGGGCACACCATCGCCGATTCGGCCCAGGACGTGCTCCAGAACGCCGAGCGCACCCAGCAGAACAGCGTCGTGATGGCGGAGCACATCTCGACCCTCTCGGAGCAGGTCCAGCGGATCACCGAGATCCTCGAGGTCATCAAGGCCATCGCCAACAAGTCCGAGCTCCTCGCCCTGAACGCCGCCCTGGAGGGCACCAAGGCCGGCGAGGCCGGCCGGGGCTTCTCCCTCGTGGCCGGCGAGATGCAGCGGCTGGCCGAGAACGTCATGGAGGCCGTCCGGGACATCCGCGAGCTCACCGGGCAGATCCGGGAGTCGACCCAGGCCTCGGTGCTGGCCACCGAGGAGAGCACCAAGCTCTCCGGCGGGACGACCCGCTCCTCCCGCCAGATCGCGATGATCATCCAGCAGCAGCAGTCGGGGACCGAGCAGGTCGCCGCGGCCATGGACGACGTGAGCAAGATCGCCACCCAGTCCGCGGGCTCCGCGCGGGAGATCGTCTCCTCGACCACCGACATCCTGCAGCTCTGTGAGCGGCTCCAGTCCCTGGTAGGCAGCTTCCAGTTCGAGGCGGCCGACCCGGAGGTGGGTTCTTCGAGTGGCCACGCGTAG
- a CDS encoding response regulator — MATRSDRRKRLLAKFATVARERLTRMGELLAHLLEEGGDEEAVTTLMREIHTLKGESRLMGFGRVNELSHRTEDLLAWARDKAFQIDADASELITFGFDLMRKRVDDPDASEDDHTDEEKGYLASLAACLGEGEAAEGGPPEETPAAESAPPPKPEPAAPAPAPEPAMVKFSEPADDDEDSEPESSDEDSEPESSDEPTGRRTQAVLGRKRTRDFVRISNEEVAALTELSADLLSRQANIHATIEQLLARDRTALDRETASLIRALADASAEIGARIDALQGRVRHLRLHEVQDLFERYPPAIRELGREQGKRVKVVVEPTTVAVDRRVLETLDEAMLHLVRNSVDHGLESAEDRKRTGKKEFGTVTLSARPLGARVEVTIQDDGRGVDVDRVRAAAIERGKVGAAEAAELGEESILQLVFEPGLSTRETITDISGRGVGLDVVKRHVASLGGTVHLSTRPGQGTTFTMTLPVSASLAEVLIVRAGRSLYAVPSTQVERLIRVERPEIRQLGERSILEIDGEPLPLVSLRELMVGTRVGEPEVWPLSVAVLARAGKRLSVWVDQFLGEHRLVQHTLGDFLKGIRRVSGTVVAGEQDLALVVNVPEVLEHWGEGQTTMVTQEAAIVDTGRPTRILIVEDSELTRDMLVGLAERIGLETLEAVNGKDALSRVEKEPDLILTDLDMPVMDGFAFLEAFRARPDGKETPVIVLSTRGSDEDKRRAMAAGANAYVIKAEFSEATFRDLLSHFVALPQK; from the coding sequence GTGGCCACGCGTAGCGATCGCCGAAAGCGACTGCTCGCGAAGTTCGCGACGGTCGCCCGGGAGCGCCTCACCCGGATGGGTGAGCTCCTGGCGCACCTCCTCGAGGAGGGGGGGGACGAGGAGGCCGTGACCACCCTCATGCGGGAGATCCACACCCTCAAGGGGGAGTCCCGCCTGATGGGCTTCGGGCGCGTCAACGAGCTCTCCCATCGCACCGAGGACCTCCTGGCCTGGGCGCGGGACAAGGCCTTCCAGATCGACGCGGACGCCTCCGAGCTGATCACCTTCGGCTTCGATCTGATGCGCAAGCGCGTGGACGATCCCGACGCCTCCGAGGACGACCACACCGACGAGGAGAAGGGCTACCTCGCCTCCCTCGCCGCCTGCCTCGGCGAGGGCGAGGCGGCCGAGGGCGGGCCGCCGGAGGAGACGCCGGCCGCGGAGTCCGCGCCGCCGCCGAAGCCCGAGCCGGCGGCGCCGGCCCCGGCACCCGAGCCGGCGATGGTGAAGTTCAGCGAGCCCGCCGACGACGACGAGGACAGCGAGCCGGAGTCCTCCGACGAGGACAGCGAGCCGGAGTCCTCCGACGAGCCCACCGGCCGCCGGACCCAGGCCGTCCTCGGCCGCAAGCGCACCCGGGACTTCGTCCGGATCAGCAACGAGGAGGTGGCGGCCCTGACCGAGCTCTCGGCCGACCTCCTCTCGCGGCAGGCCAACATCCACGCGACCATCGAGCAGCTCCTGGCCCGGGATCGCACCGCGCTGGATCGCGAGACCGCGTCCCTGATCCGCGCGCTCGCCGACGCCAGCGCCGAGATCGGCGCCCGGATCGACGCCCTCCAGGGGAGAGTGAGGCACCTGCGCCTCCACGAGGTGCAGGACCTCTTCGAGCGCTACCCGCCGGCCATCCGTGAGCTCGGCCGCGAGCAGGGCAAGCGGGTGAAGGTGGTGGTCGAGCCGACGACGGTCGCCGTGGACCGCCGCGTCCTCGAGACCCTCGACGAGGCGATGCTCCACCTCGTCCGCAACAGCGTCGATCACGGCCTGGAGTCGGCCGAAGATCGCAAGCGGACCGGCAAGAAGGAGTTCGGCACCGTCACCCTCTCGGCCCGCCCCCTCGGCGCGCGGGTGGAGGTGACGATCCAGGACGACGGCCGGGGGGTCGACGTCGATCGGGTCCGCGCCGCCGCCATCGAGCGGGGCAAGGTGGGGGCCGCCGAGGCCGCCGAGCTGGGTGAGGAGTCGATCCTGCAGCTCGTCTTCGAGCCGGGGCTCTCCACCCGCGAGACCATCACCGACATCTCCGGCCGCGGCGTGGGCCTCGACGTCGTCAAGCGCCACGTCGCCAGCCTGGGGGGCACGGTCCACCTCTCCACCCGCCCCGGCCAGGGTACGACCTTCACCATGACCCTGCCGGTCTCCGCCTCGCTCGCCGAGGTGCTGATCGTGCGCGCCGGGCGCTCGCTCTACGCCGTGCCCTCGACCCAGGTCGAGCGCCTGATCCGGGTGGAGCGCCCCGAGATCCGGCAGCTGGGTGAGCGGAGCATCCTCGAGATAGACGGCGAGCCCCTGCCCCTGGTCTCGCTCCGCGAGCTGATGGTCGGCACCCGGGTGGGCGAGCCGGAGGTCTGGCCCCTCTCGGTGGCCGTCCTCGCCCGGGCCGGCAAGCGCCTCTCGGTGTGGGTCGACCAGTTCCTCGGCGAGCACCGACTGGTGCAGCACACCCTGGGAGACTTCCTCAAGGGGATCCGGCGGGTGAGCGGGACGGTCGTGGCGGGCGAGCAGGATCTGGCGCTGGTGGTGAACGTCCCCGAGGTGCTCGAGCACTGGGGCGAGGGGCAGACCACGATGGTCACCCAGGAGGCCGCCATCGTGGACACCGGCCGCCCGACGCGGATCCTCATCGTGGAGGACTCCGAGCTGACCCGCGACATGCTGGTCGGCCTCGCCGAGCGGATCGGCCTCGAGACCCTCGAGGCGGTGAACGGCAAGGACGCCCTGAGCCGCGTCGAGAAGGAGCCCGATCTGATCCTCACCGACCTCGACATGCCGGTGATGGACGGCTTCGCCTTCCTCGAGGCCTTCCGGGCGCGACCCGACGGCAAGGAGACGCCGGTGATCGTCCTCTCCACGCGGGGCTCGGACGAGGACAAGCGGCGGGCCATGGCCGCGGGGGCGAACGCTTACGTGATCAAGGCGGAGTTCTCGGAGGCGACCTTCCGGGACCTCCTCTCCCACTTCGTCGCGTTACCTCAGAAGTGA
- the cheB gene encoding chemotaxis-specific protein-glutamate methyltransferase CheB translates to MSKVVRILVVDDSPLFVEALTMVLEEDPELTVVGFAGDGVAALRMVEKLEPDLITMDIQMPQMDGLTAVEKIMSSRPTPILMLTGDPARTGKKWHFDALKRGALDLQVKPRLITEIGADQATVEAEAEALRAHIKLLASVPVVYRRQRTGTITGTHRARSAQPSSTPRLGAVGIVSSTGGPPVLAEILEGLPADFPLPILVVQHLAAGFAPHLVDWLRSATQLKVEMAAEGAHPEPGKVYVAPSGRHLVLDGRGNLHLDGNTPPFHGHRPAGTILLESMARQCGAAAVGLVLTGMGVDGARGLAAIGERGGATLAQDEQSSAVYGMPRAAAEEGKASLIVPRHELARTLLEVSRRRVG, encoded by the coding sequence ATGAGCAAGGTCGTCAGAATTCTGGTGGTGGACGACTCTCCTCTCTTCGTCGAGGCCCTCACGATGGTCCTCGAGGAGGATCCGGAGCTGACGGTCGTCGGCTTCGCGGGCGACGGGGTCGCCGCCCTCCGGATGGTGGAGAAGCTCGAGCCCGATCTGATCACCATGGACATCCAGATGCCGCAGATGGATGGCCTGACGGCGGTCGAGAAGATCATGTCGAGCCGGCCCACGCCGATCCTCATGCTCACCGGGGATCCGGCCCGGACCGGAAAGAAGTGGCACTTCGACGCCCTCAAGCGCGGCGCGCTCGATCTGCAGGTGAAGCCCCGGCTCATCACGGAGATCGGGGCCGACCAGGCGACGGTGGAGGCGGAGGCCGAGGCGCTGCGAGCCCACATCAAGCTGCTGGCCTCGGTGCCCGTCGTCTATCGCCGGCAGCGCACCGGGACCATCACCGGCACCCACCGCGCGCGCTCGGCGCAGCCGAGCAGCACGCCTCGGCTCGGCGCCGTGGGGATCGTCTCCTCGACCGGCGGGCCGCCCGTGCTGGCGGAGATCCTCGAGGGCCTCCCGGCGGACTTCCCTCTGCCGATCCTGGTGGTGCAGCACCTCGCGGCGGGCTTCGCGCCGCACCTGGTGGACTGGCTGCGCAGCGCCACCCAGCTGAAGGTCGAGATGGCCGCGGAGGGCGCGCACCCCGAGCCGGGCAAGGTCTACGTGGCGCCCTCGGGCCGGCACCTCGTGCTGGACGGACGGGGCAACCTCCACCTGGACGGCAACACACCGCCCTTCCACGGCCACCGCCCCGCGGGGACGATCCTCCTCGAGAGCATGGCCCGGCAGTGCGGCGCCGCTGCCGTGGGGCTGGTGCTCACCGGGATGGGGGTCGATGGCGCCCGCGGCCTGGCGGCCATCGGAGAGCGAGGGGGGGCGACGCTGGCGCAGGACGAGCAGAGCAGCGCGGTCTACGGGATGCCCCGGGCCGCCGCGGAGGAGGGCAAGGCCTCCCTGATCGTCCCCCGGCACGAGCTCGCCCGAACCCTCCTCGAGGTCTCCCGGCGGCGCGTTGGCTGA
- the orn gene encoding oligoribonuclease codes for MAEHAAPLVWIDLEMTGLDPASCHIVQLGMIITNSQLEQLGDPYEVTIWQPDAVLDQMSPFVRRMHEKSGLLPQIRASETGLREAEQETMARITAVAEYRKAILCGNSIHSDRKFLDAYMPQLSGYLHYRMIDVSGIKELARSWYDLEYSKPELGQHTALADIQQSIEELRFYRSRIFR; via the coding sequence ATGGCCGAGCACGCTGCCCCACTCGTCTGGATCGACCTGGAGATGACCGGGCTCGATCCCGCCAGCTGCCACATCGTGCAGCTCGGCATGATCATCACCAACTCCCAGCTCGAGCAGCTCGGCGACCCCTACGAGGTGACGATCTGGCAGCCCGACGCGGTGCTCGACCAGATGAGCCCCTTCGTCCGGCGGATGCACGAGAAGAGCGGGCTGCTCCCGCAGATCCGCGCCTCGGAGACCGGCCTGCGCGAGGCGGAGCAGGAGACGATGGCCCGGATCACGGCGGTGGCCGAGTACCGGAAGGCCATCCTCTGCGGCAACTCGATCCACTCCGACCGGAAGTTCCTCGACGCCTACATGCCCCAGCTCTCCGGCTACCTCCACTACCGGATGATCGACGTCTCGGGGATCAAGGAGCTCGCCCGCAGCTGGTACGACCTCGAGTACTCCAAGCCCGAGCTCGGCCAGCACACGGCCCTGGCCGACATCCAGCAGTCGATCGAGGAGCTGCGCTTCTACCGCTCGCGGATCTTCCGCTAG
- the arfB gene encoding alternative ribosome rescue aminoacyl-tRNA hydrolase ArfB, producing the protein MSEPLPIDEGLVLPAEVLSWEASRAPGPGGQKVNKTSTKVTLRLDLPACDEQALLPAPVLRRLRALAASRLDREGRLVVRAWRHRTQGRNLEEARDRLVELIRAARVPPKPRKKTKPSRASKRRRLEAKKRQSERKQARRRPHDD; encoded by the coding sequence GTGAGCGAGCCCCTGCCGATCGACGAGGGGCTCGTCCTCCCGGCCGAGGTGCTCTCCTGGGAGGCGAGCCGCGCGCCGGGCCCCGGCGGCCAGAAGGTCAACAAGACCTCCACTAAGGTGACGCTGCGCCTCGACCTCCCGGCCTGCGACGAGCAGGCGCTCCTCCCCGCGCCGGTCCTGCGGCGGCTGCGCGCCCTCGCGGCGAGCCGGCTGGATCGGGAGGGCCGGCTGGTGGTCCGCGCCTGGCGCCACCGCACCCAGGGGAGGAACCTCGAGGAGGCCCGCGACCGCCTCGTCGAGCTGATCCGGGCGGCCCGGGTGCCCCCGAAGCCCCGGAAGAAGACGAAGCCCTCCCGGGCCTCGAAGCGGCGCCGCCTGGAGGCCAAGAAGCGCCAGAGCGAGCGCAAGCAGGCCCGCCGCCGGCCCCACGACGACTGA
- a CDS encoding PKD domain-containing protein has translation MRRRLSLIAVLLLAACSGRNEHRPDLNNDPPEAQAGPDLSGNAGEELFFDGSASTDLDGEIVSYLWNFGDGSEASGVVVSHTYADGGNYLATLTVTDDRNAEDQDQALVTIAEPVPVAVASFPTPVHAGEPITFDATGSTAAAAISAWRWSFGDGTTATGETVTHTYDRSGTFTVRLTVEDIDARSGEWSGPIEVFPIDIDGVYDLAITPINANCGGYTASFTDTVLTLTVLDAEGNVTGQGNTGHTWTGTLSGTSLSLSSAYSAPTGGGCIDTTVDAVLSATFAGDGTFSGTAAPFYPGIIGCQCSAAFSVTGTPR, from the coding sequence ATGCGTCGGCGCCTCTCCCTCATCGCCGTCCTCCTGCTGGCGGCCTGCAGCGGCCGCAACGAGCACCGGCCGGACCTGAACAACGATCCGCCCGAGGCCCAGGCCGGCCCCGACCTCTCGGGCAACGCCGGTGAGGAGCTCTTCTTCGACGGCAGCGCCTCGACCGATCTCGACGGCGAGATCGTCAGCTACCTCTGGAACTTCGGCGACGGCAGCGAGGCCTCGGGGGTGGTGGTGAGCCACACCTACGCCGACGGAGGTAACTACCTGGCCACCCTCACGGTCACCGACGACCGGAACGCCGAGGACCAGGACCAGGCCCTGGTGACCATCGCCGAGCCGGTGCCGGTCGCCGTGGCCAGCTTCCCCACCCCGGTGCACGCCGGGGAGCCGATCACCTTCGACGCCACCGGCTCCACCGCCGCCGCCGCGATCTCGGCCTGGCGCTGGAGCTTCGGGGACGGCACCACGGCCACCGGCGAGACCGTCACCCACACCTACGATCGCTCGGGCACCTTCACGGTGCGCCTCACGGTCGAGGACATCGACGCCCGCAGCGGCGAGTGGAGCGGGCCCATCGAGGTCTTCCCGATCGACATCGACGGGGTCTACGACCTGGCCATCACGCCCATCAACGCGAACTGCGGCGGCTACACCGCCTCCTTCACCGACACGGTGCTCACCCTGACGGTGCTCGACGCCGAGGGGAACGTCACCGGCCAGGGCAACACCGGCCACACCTGGACCGGCACCCTGAGCGGGACCTCGCTCTCCCTCTCCTCCGCCTACAGCGCCCCCACCGGCGGCGGCTGCATCGACACCACCGTCGACGCGGTGCTCTCGGCGACCTTCGCCGGCGACGGCACCTTCAGCGGCACCGCCGCGCCCTTCTACCCCGGCATCATCGGCTGCCAGTGCTCGGCGGCCTTCTCGGTCACCGGCACCCCCCGGTGA
- a CDS encoding PKD domain-containing protein — protein sequence MATRALNLLPALLIVFAAACGGDDIQNINNNPPTAVISAPVTGTAGAVLSVDGSGSSDIDGRIVTWSWDFGDGATASGEIAQHIYNAGGTFVVTLTVTDNIGDTGQATASILIDANAAPEAVISAPTTAGVGENIRFDGAGSTDDGSIVRYDWDFGDGTTSAGQAVDHAYASAGTFEASLTVYDDDGASDTATQTMVIEAGPAGYGGMWRWYLTDESLRTDTCGTFQDSELRITLNGNNMSVEELAGGSTVQTYTGMLNATQWQVSYTDSSMGIPITQIITATFDTATTFTGVYSIDTGGLLNCVDKPVAGTKL from the coding sequence GTGGCCACGCGTGCGCTCAACCTGCTGCCTGCGCTCCTCATCGTCTTCGCCGCCGCCTGCGGCGGGGACGACATCCAGAACATCAACAACAACCCTCCCACCGCGGTGATCTCCGCCCCGGTCACGGGCACCGCCGGCGCCGTGCTCTCGGTGGACGGCTCGGGCTCGAGCGACATCGACGGCCGGATCGTCACCTGGTCCTGGGACTTCGGTGACGGCGCCACCGCGTCCGGCGAGATCGCCCAGCACATCTACAACGCGGGCGGCACCTTCGTGGTCACCCTGACGGTCACCGACAACATCGGCGACACCGGCCAGGCCACCGCCTCGATCCTCATCGACGCCAACGCGGCCCCGGAGGCCGTGATCAGCGCCCCCACCACCGCGGGCGTGGGCGAGAACATCCGCTTCGACGGCGCCGGCTCCACCGACGACGGCAGCATCGTGCGCTACGACTGGGACTTCGGCGACGGCACCACCAGCGCCGGCCAGGCCGTGGACCACGCCTACGCCAGCGCGGGCACCTTCGAGGCCAGCCTCACCGTCTACGACGACGACGGCGCCTCGGACACCGCGACCCAGACCATGGTCATCGAGGCCGGCCCGGCGGGCTACGGCGGGATGTGGCGCTGGTACCTCACCGACGAGTCCCTGCGCACCGACACCTGCGGCACCTTCCAGGACTCCGAGCTGCGGATCACGCTGAACGGCAACAACATGAGCGTCGAGGAGCTGGCCGGCGGCTCCACGGTCCAGACCTACACTGGCATGCTCAACGCCACCCAGTGGCAGGTGAGCTACACGGACAGCTCGATGGGCATCCCCATCACCCAGATCATCACCGCGACCTTCGACACCGCCACCACCTTCACCGGCGTCTACAGCATCGACACCGGCGGCCTGCTCAACTGCGTCGACAAGCCCGTGGCGGGCACGAAGCTCTAG